A portion of the Stigmatella aurantiaca DW4/3-1 genome contains these proteins:
- a CDS encoding sensor histidine kinase, whose translation MRLYQQLVLFMLAATVLPLAAVGFLVLSRAERELAERISAEQRALATATAEGVAAELMETVDAVARVAELIDWQSATEEEARGALALLYNQSSALSAVLRLDSEGRPQGQPVFQAEGGGGHPGFDPQQVELLTKAVPVQPLRHGGKGEAALGRVYAHESSGMAAVAVAVKLDQGEGASFVLAEIVFRNLEDLLRRRAEGVLGTIDLVDPSGRILASSDPQRRMKGLDAAIATRLTPGGALAAHSFRAGDPVLRVSVARVPEGLGFDVVLSVSEADALAPVRSMRRTVLISIGGALLVLLGLGGLFTRRINRRLSEVMAGAQAFGRGELDRRVKVEGGDELSELATTFNHMGAELETARARLMRWNDDLRIRVDEALAELRTAQAQLVETQKLAAVGQLGAGVAHELNNPLAGILGYVQLMLMSRPDSDPDLDMLRKIEGSAKRCKEITQNLLRFSQQRERTDLRAVNLNVVVRDALTLTENQVKAEGISLVLELASSGVRVMADSGQTSQAILALVSNARTAMQKTSAKTLTVRTGERDGKGYFEVEDTGKGIAPEHRSRIFEPFFTTKDVWSNVGLGLSVTYRVVTEAGGSIDVRSEPGKGSCFTVWLTKA comes from the coding sequence ATGAGGCTGTACCAACAGCTCGTTCTCTTCATGTTGGCGGCCACCGTCCTGCCCCTGGCGGCGGTGGGCTTCCTGGTGCTGTCTCGCGCGGAGCGGGAGCTGGCCGAGCGCATCTCCGCCGAGCAGCGGGCGCTGGCAACGGCCACCGCCGAGGGTGTGGCCGCCGAGCTGATGGAGACGGTGGACGCGGTGGCGCGCGTGGCGGAGCTCATCGACTGGCAGAGCGCCACCGAGGAGGAGGCCCGGGGCGCCCTGGCCTTGCTCTACAACCAGTCTTCCGCCCTGAGCGCCGTGCTGAGGCTGGATTCGGAGGGCCGTCCCCAAGGACAGCCCGTCTTCCAGGCGGAGGGCGGTGGGGGCCACCCGGGGTTCGACCCCCAGCAAGTGGAGCTGCTGACGAAGGCGGTCCCCGTTCAACCCCTGCGGCATGGCGGCAAGGGCGAGGCGGCCCTCGGACGGGTCTACGCCCACGAGAGCAGCGGCATGGCCGCCGTCGCGGTGGCCGTCAAGCTGGACCAGGGCGAGGGCGCCTCCTTTGTCCTGGCGGAGATCGTCTTCCGCAACCTGGAGGACCTGCTGCGGCGCAGGGCCGAGGGCGTGCTCGGGACCATCGATCTGGTGGATCCCTCCGGCCGCATCCTGGCCAGCTCCGACCCGCAGCGGCGGATGAAGGGCCTGGATGCCGCCATCGCCACGCGGCTGACGCCGGGCGGCGCCCTGGCCGCGCACAGCTTCCGGGCGGGTGATCCCGTCCTCCGGGTGAGCGTGGCCCGCGTCCCCGAGGGGCTCGGGTTCGATGTGGTGCTGTCCGTGTCCGAGGCGGATGCGCTCGCGCCCGTGCGGTCCATGCGGCGCACCGTCCTGATATCCATCGGCGGGGCCTTGCTGGTGCTGCTGGGGCTGGGAGGCCTCTTCACCCGCCGCATCAACCGGCGGCTCTCGGAGGTGATGGCGGGCGCGCAGGCCTTCGGCCGCGGAGAGCTCGACCGGCGCGTGAAGGTCGAGGGCGGTGACGAGCTGAGCGAGCTGGCCACGACCTTCAACCACATGGGCGCCGAGCTGGAGACGGCGCGCGCCCGGTTGATGCGCTGGAACGACGATTTGCGCATCCGGGTGGATGAGGCCTTGGCGGAATTGCGGACCGCCCAGGCCCAGCTCGTCGAGACGCAGAAGCTGGCGGCGGTGGGGCAGCTCGGCGCGGGCGTGGCGCACGAGCTCAACAACCCCTTGGCAGGCATCCTGGGCTACGTGCAGCTCATGCTGATGAGCCGCCCGGACAGCGATCCGGACCTCGACATGCTCCGGAAGATCGAGGGCAGTGCCAAGCGCTGCAAGGAGATCACCCAGAACCTGCTGCGCTTCTCCCAGCAGCGCGAGCGGACGGACCTGCGCGCCGTGAATCTCAACGTCGTGGTGCGTGATGCGCTCACGCTCACCGAGAACCAGGTGAAGGCCGAGGGCATCTCCCTCGTGCTGGAGCTGGCCAGCAGTGGGGTGCGCGTGATGGCCGACTCGGGTCAGACCTCGCAGGCCATCCTGGCGCTGGTCTCCAACGCGCGCACCGCGATGCAGAAGACCTCCGCCAAGACCCTCACCGTGCGGACGGGAGAACGCGACGGCAAGGGGTACTTCGAGGTGGAGGACACCGGCAAAGGCATCGCGCCCGAGCACCGCTCCCGCATCTTCGAGCCCTTCTTCACCACCAAAGATGTGTGGTCCAATGTGGGCCTGGGCTTGTCGGTGACTTATCGGGTCGTGACCGAGGCGGGAGGCTCCATTGATGTGCGGAGCGAGCCGGGCAAGGGCTCGTGCTTCACCGTATGGCTCACGAAGGCGTGA
- the lexA gene encoding transcriptional repressor LexA: protein MEELTDRQREILSFIVKETELRGFPPTIREIGEQMDIRSTNGVNDHLKALERKGYLNRGEQQSRSLVPTKRARMLLGLGTKKDSGMVEVPLLGKVAAGAPLLAQENMEDSVKIDSFLLGGAGGREVFALRVKGQSMIDDGIHDGDYLFVRKTPAAQPGDIVVALIEDEATVKRYYPEGERIRFQPANATMSPIYVNKADFRSTMLLGLVVGVYRKLPGGRG from the coding sequence ATGGAAGAGCTGACCGACCGCCAGCGCGAGATACTGTCCTTCATCGTCAAGGAGACGGAGTTACGGGGGTTTCCGCCCACCATCCGCGAGATTGGCGAGCAGATGGACATCCGTTCGACCAACGGCGTGAACGATCACCTCAAGGCGCTGGAGCGCAAGGGGTACCTCAACCGGGGGGAGCAGCAGAGCCGCTCCCTGGTGCCCACCAAGCGGGCCCGGATGCTGCTGGGCCTGGGAACCAAGAAGGACTCGGGCATGGTGGAGGTGCCGCTCCTGGGCAAAGTGGCCGCGGGCGCGCCGCTGCTGGCCCAGGAGAACATGGAGGACTCGGTCAAGATCGACAGCTTCCTGCTCGGGGGCGCCGGGGGCCGCGAGGTCTTCGCCCTTCGGGTGAAGGGGCAGTCGATGATCGACGACGGCATCCACGACGGGGACTACCTCTTCGTGCGCAAGACGCCCGCGGCACAGCCGGGTGACATTGTCGTGGCGCTCATCGAGGACGAAGCGACGGTGAAGCGCTACTACCCGGAGGGCGAGCGCATCCGGTTCCAGCCAGCCAACGCCACCATGTCGCCCATCTACGTGAACAAGGCCGATTTCCGCTCGACCATGCTGCTGGGCCTCGTCGTCGGGGTGTACCGGAAGCTGCCGGGCGGCCGAGGCTAA
- a CDS encoding tetratricopeptide repeat protein, giving the protein MSSRSLLLPLLALLAATACDDTPKISAKDRAEGLYVKGSTEYLQGQFDQALLSFNEMKQYAPDDPRLPAAIGEIYLSMGKFEEALASFEAALLIDPKRSTTWSRLGFIQAQLGKDEEARASLLKAVALYPQDFNALEQLGELHLKRQEQEEAVRHFTLAAQASPDTLKPALLMRAVDVLQSGNRHAEALALLQKSTVQGIRSPEVLTTLGDEQVRAGHLDEAATAYRDAATRSPKDPSLWELVGEIRLRQGKTDDALAAFRESLRVKNRAIVHVSLARLHLARQDRKAAEEELALALESVSGSDVRELSELAELLVTFGRKPDALRILSALAAEPDNAGEVPLQLRTARLASELKDAELVKAACARVASKGSSAVSCP; this is encoded by the coding sequence GAGGGGCTCTACGTCAAGGGCTCCACCGAGTACCTTCAGGGCCAGTTCGATCAGGCGCTTCTGTCCTTCAACGAGATGAAGCAGTACGCCCCGGATGATCCCCGCCTGCCCGCCGCCATCGGGGAGATCTACCTCTCCATGGGCAAGTTCGAGGAGGCCCTCGCCAGCTTCGAAGCCGCGCTCCTGATCGATCCCAAGCGCTCCACCACCTGGAGCCGCCTGGGCTTCATCCAGGCCCAGCTCGGCAAGGACGAAGAGGCCCGCGCCTCGCTGCTCAAGGCCGTGGCCCTCTACCCCCAGGACTTCAATGCGCTGGAACAGCTCGGCGAACTTCACCTCAAGCGCCAGGAGCAAGAGGAGGCCGTGCGCCACTTCACGCTCGCCGCCCAGGCCAGCCCCGACACCCTGAAGCCCGCGCTGCTGATGCGCGCCGTGGACGTCCTCCAGAGCGGTAACCGGCACGCCGAGGCCCTCGCCCTGCTCCAGAAGTCCACGGTGCAAGGCATCCGCTCCCCGGAGGTGCTCACCACATTGGGGGATGAGCAGGTCCGCGCCGGCCACCTCGACGAGGCCGCCACCGCCTATCGCGACGCCGCCACCCGCTCGCCCAAGGATCCGTCCCTTTGGGAACTCGTGGGCGAGATTCGCCTGCGCCAGGGGAAGACCGATGACGCCCTGGCCGCCTTCCGAGAGTCTCTGCGGGTGAAGAACCGCGCCATCGTCCACGTGTCGTTGGCCCGCCTGCACCTGGCCCGGCAGGACCGGAAGGCCGCCGAGGAGGAGCTGGCGCTCGCCCTGGAGAGCGTGTCGGGCTCGGATGTGCGGGAGCTGAGCGAACTGGCCGAGTTGCTCGTCACCTTTGGCCGCAAGCCGGATGCGCTGCGCATCCTGAGCGCCCTCGCCGCCGAGCCGGACAACGCGGGCGAGGTGCCCCTGCAACTGCGCACCGCCCGCCTGGCCAGCGAGCTGAAGGACGCCGAGCTGGTGAAGGCGGCCTGTGCCCGGGTGGCCAGCAAAGGGAGCAGCGCGGTGAGCTGCCCCTGA
- a CDS encoding response regulator, with amino-acid sequence MSELRHTLLLVDDEADVLDILVRMFQRQYRVLTATSGQEALSILRTQTVDVLVTDQRMPEMTGIELVAAARAEGVDVTALLLTGYTDPEDIIAAINQGQVYRYITKPWEVNDLLITVKNAVEYTQLRRDKERLLRQLHQRVEALFVLYEVSRASASDPPSYEAIIDRVLSAVARVLPYDCGAALIAPDDSRSAILRLRCLGTVGEKALLGVKESMLGAYRRSSGQLLPEDRLTTRVTGTISQDASAPAVYPSQLTVSLVAGGRPVGMLSLFSQRLQAFTEDDGVLLDTLANQTADAIQSLRAVEEEARRRIERMVEAMADGVLLTDEQNAIVVINPAARRLLRVTEEVSALTGQMLEERLGFQPSELIRGWEYSGSQMLQEEVELFDRHIQCTVTPVNDARGTLKGVCVVLRDVTEQKMLEERKDEFVSMVSHELRTPLTSISGALDLVLNFLAGDINEKQQRYLFMARESTEKLNSLVDDLLDLAKFAKGRLRMNFELTYLDELVRRAAEKYGPAFQERRVKVLMTLPQHGLRVLADPSRVNQVLNNLLTNAVKFTPEGGEVRLELKATSALPGHVALSCWNSGEPIAEESLERIFDRFEQARTPSNRTVRGTGLGLAICRHIVEAHGGHIWCEPSTEGVRFVTVMPVEPPAEYLKPEGSEAPPLTQGAPKRPEPRGRVLVIEGEGELAFIMKGLLLSRGYAVRLAGSAEEGISAARTSHPDAIMVAVRLPDVDGLRLAEILRHDPETRRTPLLVTSSFDERQRAFRSGADAFLLRPLMADKLLATVDSLVRGRTGQQHGRVLVVDDDPKIGSICSEVLASLGFEVAVAGSLEEARRSLRERRPDVILLDVGLPDGDGFVFIEEIKAERASGHISVIFISARAETALKIRALKLGGDDYITKPFDALELGARVESVLRRKEQELSASPTTQLPGSNAIEREVQRRLMARRPFAFCYLDLDNLKAYNDYYGFAKADGVVRQTGDLLREIFAQEGVQGDFLGHVAGDDFVFITSPESVDRICQRAIEAFDRIIPLYYDRQDRERGHIEAEDRFGEKRKFPIMSVSIVAVMSDGSSHDHAELARRAADMKKRAKAIQGSIYLRSDREQESRIITG; translated from the coding sequence TTGTCCGAACTCCGACACACCCTGCTTCTCGTCGATGACGAGGCGGACGTGCTGGACATCCTCGTGCGGATGTTCCAGCGCCAGTACCGCGTCCTCACAGCCACTTCCGGCCAGGAAGCGCTGTCTATTTTGAGGACCCAGACGGTAGACGTCCTCGTCACGGATCAGCGAATGCCCGAGATGACGGGCATCGAGCTGGTGGCCGCCGCCCGGGCAGAGGGGGTGGATGTCACCGCGCTGCTGCTCACCGGGTACACGGATCCCGAGGACATCATCGCCGCCATCAACCAGGGGCAGGTGTACCGCTACATCACCAAGCCCTGGGAGGTGAACGACCTCCTCATCACCGTGAAGAACGCGGTGGAGTACACCCAGCTGCGCCGCGACAAGGAGCGGCTGCTGCGCCAGCTCCACCAGCGCGTGGAGGCCCTCTTCGTCCTCTATGAGGTCAGCCGGGCGAGCGCCTCGGACCCGCCGAGCTACGAGGCCATCATCGATCGGGTGCTGAGCGCGGTGGCGCGGGTGCTGCCGTACGACTGCGGCGCGGCGCTGATCGCCCCGGACGACTCGCGCAGCGCCATCCTGCGCCTGCGCTGTCTGGGCACGGTGGGCGAGAAGGCCCTGTTGGGCGTCAAGGAGTCCATGCTGGGGGCCTACCGGCGCAGCTCGGGCCAGCTCCTGCCCGAGGATCGGCTCACCACGCGGGTGACGGGCACCATCTCCCAGGATGCCAGCGCGCCGGCCGTGTACCCCAGCCAGCTCACCGTGTCCCTGGTGGCCGGCGGCCGGCCCGTGGGCATGCTGTCCCTGTTCTCCCAGCGCCTCCAGGCGTTCACCGAGGACGACGGGGTGCTGCTGGACACGCTGGCCAACCAGACCGCGGACGCCATCCAGTCCTTGCGCGCGGTCGAGGAAGAGGCCCGCCGACGCATCGAGCGCATGGTGGAGGCCATGGCCGACGGCGTGCTGCTCACCGATGAGCAGAACGCCATCGTCGTCATCAACCCCGCGGCGCGGCGCCTGTTGCGCGTGACCGAGGAGGTGTCGGCGCTCACCGGGCAGATGCTCGAGGAGCGCCTGGGCTTCCAGCCCTCGGAGCTCATCCGCGGCTGGGAGTACAGCGGCTCGCAGATGCTCCAGGAAGAGGTGGAGCTGTTCGACCGGCACATCCAATGTACGGTGACGCCGGTGAACGATGCGCGCGGCACGCTCAAGGGCGTGTGCGTCGTGCTTCGCGACGTCACCGAGCAGAAGATGCTGGAGGAGCGCAAGGACGAGTTCGTCTCCATGGTGAGCCACGAGTTGCGCACCCCGCTCACCTCCATCTCCGGCGCGCTGGACCTGGTGCTCAACTTCCTGGCCGGGGACATCAACGAGAAGCAGCAGCGCTATCTGTTCATGGCGCGCGAATCCACGGAGAAGCTCAACTCGCTCGTGGATGACCTGCTGGACCTGGCGAAGTTCGCCAAGGGCCGGCTGCGGATGAACTTCGAGCTGACGTACCTGGACGAACTGGTGCGCCGGGCGGCCGAGAAGTACGGGCCCGCCTTCCAGGAGCGGCGGGTGAAGGTGCTCATGACGCTGCCCCAGCACGGCTTGCGCGTGCTGGCGGACCCCTCCCGCGTCAACCAGGTGCTCAACAACCTGCTGACCAACGCGGTGAAGTTCACCCCGGAGGGAGGCGAGGTCCGGTTGGAGCTGAAGGCCACCTCGGCGCTGCCCGGCCACGTGGCGCTCTCGTGTTGGAACAGCGGTGAGCCCATCGCCGAGGAGAGCCTGGAGCGCATCTTCGACCGCTTCGAGCAAGCCCGTACCCCGTCCAACCGCACCGTGCGGGGCACGGGGCTGGGGCTGGCCATCTGCCGCCACATCGTCGAGGCCCACGGGGGGCACATCTGGTGCGAGCCCAGCACCGAGGGGGTGCGCTTCGTCACCGTGATGCCGGTGGAGCCGCCGGCCGAGTACCTCAAGCCCGAGGGCAGCGAGGCGCCGCCCCTCACCCAAGGGGCCCCCAAGCGCCCCGAGCCGCGCGGGCGGGTGCTCGTCATCGAGGGCGAGGGCGAGCTGGCCTTCATCATGAAGGGCCTGCTGCTGAGCCGCGGCTATGCCGTGCGCCTGGCGGGCTCCGCGGAGGAGGGCATCAGCGCGGCCCGCACCTCGCACCCGGACGCCATCATGGTGGCGGTGCGGCTGCCGGACGTGGATGGGCTGCGGCTGGCGGAGATCCTCCGGCACGATCCGGAGACGCGGCGGACCCCGCTGCTCGTGACGTCCTCGTTCGACGAGCGGCAGCGCGCGTTCCGCTCGGGCGCGGATGCCTTCCTGCTGCGTCCGTTGATGGCCGACAAGCTCCTGGCCACGGTGGATTCGCTGGTGCGGGGCCGGACGGGTCAGCAGCACGGGCGCGTGCTGGTCGTGGACGACGATCCGAAGATCGGCAGCATCTGCTCCGAGGTGCTGGCCAGCCTCGGCTTCGAGGTGGCGGTGGCCGGCTCGCTGGAGGAGGCCCGGCGCTCCCTGCGCGAGCGCCGCCCGGATGTCATCCTCCTGGACGTGGGGCTGCCGGACGGGGACGGGTTCGTCTTCATCGAGGAGATCAAGGCCGAGCGCGCCAGCGGCCACATCTCCGTCATCTTCATCTCCGCCCGCGCGGAAACGGCCCTGAAGATCCGTGCCCTGAAGCTGGGCGGGGACGATTACATCACCAAGCCTTTCGACGCCCTGGAACTGGGGGCGCGTGTGGAGAGCGTGCTGCGGCGCAAGGAGCAGGAGTTGAGCGCCTCGCCCACCACGCAGCTGCCGGGCTCCAACGCCATCGAGCGCGAGGTGCAGCGCCGGTTGATGGCCCGCCGGCCCTTCGCGTTCTGCTACCTCGACCTGGACAACCTCAAGGCCTACAACGACTACTACGGGTTCGCGAAGGCCGACGGGGTGGTCCGTCAGACGGGCGATCTGCTGCGGGAGATCTTCGCGCAGGAGGGCGTCCAGGGAGACTTCCTGGGCCATGTCGCGGGCGATGACTTCGTCTTCATCACGTCCCCGGAGTCCGTGGACCGCATCTGTCAGCGGGCCATCGAGGCCTTCGATCGGATCATCCCGCTCTACTACGACCGGCAGGACCGCGAGCGGGGGCACATCGAGGCGGAGGACCGCTTCGGCGAGAAGCGGAAGTTCCCCATCATGAGCGTCTCCATCGTCGCGGTGATGAGCGACGGGTCGAGTCATGACCATGCCGAGCTGGCCCGCCGCGCCGCGGACATGAAGAAGCGGGCGAAGGCCATTCAGGGCTCCATCTACCTGCGCAGCGATCGCGAGCAGGAGAGCCGGATCATCACCGGATGA